The segment ctaaaaaataataataagaagcATTTTGGATTGAACCTTCTCATTATTTCAGGGCTTATATTTCTAGTACGTCCAAGTATTTAATTAATGTCAAtgaagttttaaattttaaaaatgtacaTATTAATAGTAGAGAATAAGAAAAGATGTCAGAAGAGTGCATGCATGCATGAAGAGTCGGGCCCAACGGTCTGTGTCTAGTCAGTGTTTTTGGGGTTTGCCTTCTCCCACACTCTTCTCGAGCTTCTCCCTCTCTTTCCCCAACCTTTTTCTCGTCCTTTTGATTATACTCCACTATTTATTTAGTTCGCGCGtgcaacttcttcttcttctttattttttctattttccaCTGTTTCAtgaatttataactattttgttttggttttagaaaaaaaaaggggaGGAGGGGGTGGGCACATAacatttgtttttggtttaaaagTACCCTACATGCAATGCTACGACCTCGCGATATTTGTATACGTCGATCTAAAGGCCTGGAAATGAGAATATAAGCCCATTTCATATTGGGACATGACAATAAATGTATGTTCAATATTGGTCCGTTTGACCCAATTCACCTTTTATCCTTTTATCCCATcttaaaaaacaatataatgGATGCAATCACCTCTCGAAGGATTTTTCAACTTAGGGTCCGAATGGTGACCGCGGAATTGCTAATATTAGCGGGACGGAATTTAAGTATGGTATGGTCCAACTGCGGTTCATACGGTTTGCGGGACAAGTGCAGTTTTGATAAAATTAACGGTGCGGAATTGTGTTGATTGGTGAACATGTATAATTCGCAGAAttgaacaataaaaaaataatataaaaaaatatcaaagaaatcaatataatttaaagttaaaatatTCTATTCACTGTTattgatgtatttttttttcttatttaaaaaattttaataccAAAATTCATCTgaactaaaaatttaaattacatatatattaaaaaaaaatcttggaaAATGAGATAGAATcttccatttttttctttcaaattctaAATGTTCTCGCATGATACCGGTTGAATAATTCTTGTTTATTCCTAGGAACAAGACCAGAGTTGAACCGAGACATATGATATCTCACAActcaattattaaaatatttaaaataatccaAATAGTATATTAACATAGTAAaattcaataattaaaatatcttttatccaaaatatttaaatttatctgaagaaatcaaaattttatccgaaaatctccaaaatataatattaatctgaaaatttgatttttaaaattttaacatgaATTAACCAAAAAATCTGGAATCGAATGGGATCAAAAACAACTTTGAAAATAAAATGGTTCTCAACTTTGTTATCCGAAccaaatcaaaaataaaaataaccaaacCGAAACTGAACCAAACTTTCTAAATAACGTAAGAATCCTAAACTTCTAAAACCAGAAAACCGAAGAACTAAAATAACTGAACTAGAATCGAACCGAGAACCGAATCCCCATCGCTATACCGtagtatagttttattttaatttttaaatgaaactAACTAgctttttgaaaacaaaataataaaataatattaaactttattaaagaacaaaatagttaagcataaattatataaagtttaacacgtttttttgtaaattaaaatttaacatatgagAAATGGTAAAAAATAATACTGTTTTGAAGAAGACCAAAAAAAACTATGTGCTATTAAAATAATACGTTGTCTCTttcattataatatatttataacgTGAAAATAACAGAATTCCTTTAAATGTGAAAACATATTTAAAGTTAAATAACCGATAAAACTGTTAGAAATTTATATCAAAGATTCAACAATATATTCTCTTAAAACATGTGCTTTTCAATAaagtattattatatataattatattagttacaaataaaaagtattattacACTGTTTAGTgcgtttttttcaaaaaacgcTGGGCATTTGAAGCGTAACGAAAATGTGCGGAATTGAGCAATAATTACACTGTTTTGAACAGATCTTTACACACTGCGGTTTTGCTTTTTACTGTTCACAAAACCGcacatatttttataagttttgtGAATGGTGCATCATTTGCGGTTTTGGTAATACCGCACACAAATCCGCGACCATTGTGTCGCCATTCACACACTTAATCTAATGTGCAAACTATGCATAAGATGATTACCTTATTTTTGTTATGATTAtgcataacaaaaataatacacATGAACAGAATATAGATCACTATCATCTTGTCTTCTTCCCAAAAGTACACCTGAAATCATATTCTACAAAAAGCTATGCATAACAAAAACTAAACATATactataagagcatctccaacccattgctattttcacttctataatagcatttagaggtgaaattgctccaacctacctctatttctttctctataatagagatctctattttttcttctatttatagaggaagaaataacattcctctattttttactctatattttagagattCCTATTTTAAGGGAATACATTAAAGCATATctcacctctattatagagtttccatattttagaggtgaaaatagcaaaatagaCGGTCTAAAAGCATTCATGTATCAAAACTATATGTGATAGATTCactttagatttaaaatttgcCACATCCAGTTGTCCAATATATGTTCCTTTCACGACAAAAATTTCAATTCCAAAAAGTCATATCAATATGGATTGTATTCACATGATTTTGTTAGATCCATAGCCAACATTTCAATATAATATAAATCTGTTTCCGGTGGAAATCCATATATATATTCCCCGCCTTGATTAGTGTTCAAGTCGAATAATTTAGCCGTTCATGTCCCAAACACCGTACACGTTGCAGTATTAAAACAGAAGCTCCTTAACCCTGGGCCTTACCTGGTCGAAATATACTATCAGTATTATGGAAACATTGACTCCCAGTTTCCAAGTCTTCGATCTCTAGCTATCTTCTAGGCCACGCGTTTGCTGTGTGCGTTTCTGTCCATTTGTCTTTCtacatatatatcataatcacatGCCATAATATTCAAGTCACCACCCGACAATTTGTACTTAAATGCCATCTGATTGTGTTATCATATTCCAGTTAGAGGATATATCTTTAGTTCTAGTCTTCTAGACTTTAgttgacaacaacaaaaagatatataaatgtatTCTGCTCTTTGCTCAGCTGTAATTTATTCGTTAATAACATACGTGTAGATGCTACATCGAACTTTATATAACTTACTCAGGTACTTACAGGTgtttaatttttgtcaattcggcaaataaatataattatattgatATCAATCACAAGGTTTACTTATATCAATCACACAACATTGTTTAATAGCTACTTTAATACTTTTGTAGTAAGGTGTATATACATTTAAGAAAAATGTTTTAACTAACTAATCGCATAATTTAGTATTTTTCTTAACCAACCACGTAATATTATAAAGAGAAACAATTAATGAAATCGTTTTATACACAACAAGACTTGTCCCCTTACTGGTGGTCGGCAGAATTTGCTATGctccaaattttaataaattcttCCAAGAAAATGACCACAAAGGAAGATAAGCACTTGCATTTGAATTATCTACTTTCGAATTGTATAATCAAACATTTGACTGAGTAACACATATATTTATCTTCTTATCGGAAGACAACATTAGCGACATATCTAATTCCACCGAGGAACAATCCCATTAATTACGTAGAGATCCAACAAGACCCACGAGAAATAATATCAAACGTAGGATCTTACACGTGTCTCCGTTGTGCAATGGAAGGCCATATATGGATAAAaaattacaccaaaaaaaatatatagatggGATAAAAATGTTTGTTGTTTGGCTTTTTACTTGCCAAGGATTTCTCCAGCGTCATAGAATCTTTCAACTTTTTATTAACCAACCACCGCCTCCAAAACCCCTTTACTTATAACTTTATAAGTAATAGGATCAAATTCATAGATAGGATATGAATTTGATACGATTACtttctgtatatagtatttttgtAAAGAACTATATTATTTGTTCACCGCCATAGTTATCCTTTAATCTCGGAAGCTTTTTTGGGAATTATAAGGATGTTACCGTGAATGTCCCTCACaccaaaataaaacatttcgcAGTTCTTGCGTAAAATATGGTGGTGTTCAAATCTGATTCATGTAAACGTATATTAGTTTTGGGATGCTAGTAATCCAAATATATATCAACTAATTTTTGTTTCAGCTTGGTTTATCCCCATTAACACCTAGAATTAttataatatgatatttttcaaggcgtatatatataaagttaatcTCAATCGAATGCCTACAAGTGTTAGTTGCTTGCATGCACAATGTAAACAAGCTAAATTATTCATTAAAATACAAGTAAATAAACCACTACTTGCAAGTAAACGCATAGTATGAAACTGATACATATCTATTACATGCTATTGGTACTATAAGTTTCTTTGCTTCTGATTCAATACACTAACAAGAAAGGTTCCAACATCAACTTTATAAGACGTTACCCTATAACGTCACGAGCTAAAATTATTCACATGATGGTGCAGGCGTTAGGGTTCTCGTCGCTGAAAAGGGACATGAGCTTATCGTCTGTACCTCCTGGCTGCGCCTGAGCCTGCTCCGACTTCCTCACAAAACCCGGTGGGGCCCTTTTGTCGTAAGCTCCAGCTGCGTACGGATAAGCCACCATAGTATATGGAACATACGGCCATAGCTCAGCTTTCTTTTTCCCAGTGCTCTGCACTTTCTTTAACACTTTCTTAGGATCCACGTAACCACTCACCGTCACTTTATGCATCTTTCTATTCACTTCCACAGATTTTGCTCCTTCAAAATAAAAAGTGGTGATCAATATGGTTGTCTTTGTAATCTTTCAAATATGAGACTTCATATAATATAAATCATGGCTATTATTACGCTTAAGCGAAATTTCGTGTCAGTGATAATTTACTTGGAGTACACAATTAATTAGTGTCCTAAGTTGCTAGCCAATACAAATGACGTATAAAATCTCTTATATGAAAAAATTGGGTCGTGTTTGACTACTAGAGAAGCTTTTAGTTTCAGGAACAAACCTTTCATGGAAGAAACTGCGTTCTTGATTTTGCGTTCGCATCCGTCACAGTCTATCTTTACCTTTATATTCACCGTCTGCTCTTATCGTATTGAGAAAATGAATAAACATTGAATTAATTAACGAGGAAGTAAGAGATAAACGGAGTCGTTTAGAGATTATTAGTTACCTGCATGACTTTACGCTTCTTCCGTTTTCTTATTGAGACGTAGAAATGATCAGAGAAATAGCCAGAGAGAAAATTTAGAGCTCCCATGTTTACAGACACACGAGAAGGGAAGAGatatagagagagggagagatagagagagagctAGCTCGTAGTGGATCGTATGGGAGCAGTGTCTATATATATAGGCGGGTGAAAATTATGTTTCGAGGATTAGCAAACAAACATATTATTTCTTGATGAAGTGAGCATTAATTAAGTGTCATTAGGTGAAACGATAATAATTTAAACTTGGAGATGTCTCTCTAATTGATGCGACCCTCTAAAATATTTCCTGGCGGACAACGAGGCTGTAATTTcctaggtttttttttttttttttgtaaactaatttCCTAGGTTTTTCCTTTCACTCATCGGGTCATTTTCATATTTACTTAATGGATAATTGTTCGTGTCAATAAACTTGAATGATTTATTGAAAAGTTTGGTCATCGAAGTTACCAGAGGGTCAGCTTATGTAGTATATAAGGCGACTTCAAAGAAAAAAGTTGCAAAGCATCCGTCTATTAAACCAAATAAATCCAACTTAACTATTATAGACACTTTTaaggatgtttttttttgtcttgtttCTGTCAGTTAACCAGCTCTGAGCTTATACCTATGAAAACTGGAGACAGACTTGTGTTTTACTTTCGGACAACAGTCTTTTGGTTGGTTGTCTGGATTTGCAATTATCTTGCAAACATAAGATGAAAACGGAAAACATATGAAGTACGTAATATGATTGATGCTATAATTTTCTCTTAGGATTGATATTATTTAATTCGGAGTACCACGCAAGATGCATTTGCTACATACACTACTATTACTGAATAATTGAAACATTACTTATATATAGTAAACAAATGGAGCCACCTAccgaaataaaaaatttatatacatatatcaatCAGCCAATGCAGGAGATGCAtgcattttacatttttttcctATTCCATCGCGATTGCTTTAGTCATTGTAATTCGTCCAAAGATCTTCTTgcatttaaatatatagatcTATTTAACTTTATCCTTTTTTCAGCAAGATGTAACTTTATGCTTTAAATCTTGACTTGTCTTTATGGCCAAACCATATTTTTCTTCTTAGATTAAACAAGAGAACGTATTTGGAATCCGTTTGGTTAGCTATGAAAGACATGAGGGTCACAAGTAGATAGGCTAGGCTTGTGGTGAAGATCGGCACAGAACTCATGAGCTTATTTGCACAAATTGACGGTGGATGCGTATGACATAATAGATGATGAACTAACATAGTGCAGTGCCAAAGGATATACATACACCTTTGAAACATTAACCATATCTTTTTCACAGTGCAATGCCAAAGGATATACATACACCTTTCATATTTTGTGCTGTCTTTTACACTTCAGGTATTTAATTATAGACCAACAACTTTAGAAAAACAAAACTGATTTGACAGAATATTTGAAATTTACAGAGTTGATTGtgctaaaaaaaacttatttggcAAAATGGTTTTAGGGCAGATTAGGTTGAAATTTTGGTAAACGTCCCTTTTACCTATTCGGTAATATCTTCTCCTATATTTAGTGGTGCAAGGCAACTTGTGGATACGATTTATCAATACTCCAGTAACTTGTGGAGACCAATGACTAATGATTTGATTGTAAATAATATACTTTATTATGGTTTATTTGATTGTAAATAATATACTTTATTTGATTGTAAATAATTTACCTACTAGGTGttatgcccgcatgtgcgggcatAGTATtcttatagatatttatttgtttataactattaaatcaaaatcaacataataaattattaattatatttttaaaaagataaattaaacattacatatattatagatATGTAATatcaaacattaaaaattttataataaaatattaatttcagataacaacagaatatatttaagaattatcttatgttttaaaacatatttttatttttgaaatttttattatatttatttatagtcaattatctaatatactatataaatataatagtattaatagaaattcgtttttaattatttatattttagataattcttagtattattaattttaatcacttatttaattagatatattttaaattcgtttttattttcaactaatttatataatttattcattaagagtataaacgatttattattaatattaatcacttttttaatcagatagatttgaaattcgtttttattttttgactaatttatataattattcattaagggtataaacgatattaaccgctctaacttttaacgtgagagctccgttgcaaaattttacttcgcaaataatagtacagattatttatattttagataattcttagtattattaattttaatcacttatttaattaaatatattttaaattcgtttttattttcaactaatttatatagtttattcattaagggtataaacgatttattattaatattaatcacttttttaatcagatgatttgaaattcgtttttattttttgactaatttatataattattcattaagggtataaacgatattaaccgctttaacttttaacgtgagaactCCGTTGCAAAATtttactttgcaaataatagtatagatatcatGCATTAAAAGATAtactataaataatataatttaattgtaAGGAATATATGGTTTAAGACCATACGAAAAGATATTGTAGTGCCCCATCGATAGAGGAGAAAAGTCGTATTCAACACTTGTTACGATCCCCAGTCTTTCACTCACACCTTATGAACATGACATCATCAGTCCTACATCATTTGGGTGATGATTTAACTTTCATATTGTGGAAACTCAAGACTTACAAAACGAgtatttcgttttttttttgtcagctacGAGTATTTCGtttatatacttatttattAGGATTAATAATTGAGTAACTTTACTAGATAGCAATTGCATTTTTATAAAACAAgcttatatatagttttttgacTGAGTACATGAAAGTTGTCTCAAAAGCTCTAGATACATGATGATGCACACAACTTTGATAAAATAATGTACATAGTCAGAATCATGTAATTCAGTTGTCACGTGAGTGGGTCTTTTTATTAAACATAGTTTTTAACCCTACATAGTCAGGATTCCATCAACATAACATGCGTGTAATCCTAgttcaaaagaagaagaagccaaaaaaaaagaaagaaaatcacTGTGTCGAAAATAATTAACATCAAGAACAGCCTTTAGATGTATCCTCGTCGTCACGCTAAATTCAAAACAGGCCCAAAAGGCCGAAAACCACAAAAGAATCACTTTTAAAAGGCTTTCTGAAACGACGTCGTTAGTAACCGTCAGAAAAGCTTCGTGCAAAAACCCTCCTTTGCTTAGccactagagagagagagagagaggcgcaAGCGAGctgaaggaagaagaagaaaaaatggggaaaacaaagaaagaagatCTGAATCAATTTCTGATTGCTCATCTCAACACCATCTACGATACTCTCCAGGTCAGTGTTCTTATTAAGTTTCCTGTTAATGAAATTAGAATCGTAATTAGACACGAACTATACTAAACTCTTCTTGCAGTTGTTTGAACGAACAGCGTCTCCGACAGAGGAGAAAGTGAACTGGAACGATGTTCTTCAGATGTCTGATCACCTCTCTAGACAAGCCACCATAGGTTCCTTTAAAAAAGACTTctcttttttcatttctttgttTGATTGCTTCCCTCTCTTTCGGtaaagtttgtattttttttaatttaaaattaaatagtgGGAATGCTGTGGAGTGGAGAAGCTCCAAAAGCTGAGTCACTTAAGGAGACTATGGAGTCTTACTTCAACGCTCTTCAAGGCTTCTTACTTTGTTGCCATGGAAGCACTGTTGGTGCTGGCCCTACTCTTTCTTCACTCATTCATCTCTCCGTCAAGAAGATCGTCGATTCCAGCTTCAGACTGTTGCAGGGTTCCGTCTCCTTATACGGTATATTACacgtttcctctcttctcttctcgtTCTTCATATTCAAACCCAACAAGAAGCTTAGATGAAATGTTCAAAGCCAAAGGCTCTTACTTTTACTAGTGTGTGATCAATATTACTTAATCGTGATTGTTTTTTTACAACTAGAGGGATCGTATGAGAAGGACAAGAAGCCGTCTATACCGCAGCTCTCAGGAGCAGTGTGGGAAGCATGCTCGAGTTTCAAGAAGGTTCCTGCGACAAACATCACTGCCATCGGCAGGGCTATTACTCAGGTTGCTGTTTCTATGAAGGATGTTCTCAGGGAGATGAAAGAAGTGAAACCAGCTTCACCTGAGGATGATGACGATgacgaagatgatgatgatttagGGAATGATCTGTCTCCTGAAGAAATGGAAGTTGCTCAAATGGTAGCTGAGATTGTGTCTGAGACCATCATTGTGATAAAAGAACTCATCCGAGTTATCACCGGGATGATCAAGCTGGAGAATCCGAAAGATAACAGCGGGTTTGTGGACTCGCTTGAGAAGCTACTGAAGCTGTGTAAAGGAACTGGTGATCAGATCGATGAGATCGGAGCTTGCGTTTATCCTCCACAGGAGATTGTTAAGATGAAGCAAGCGCTGAAGATAATACAGGGAAACTTCGATGAAGTCGAGTCCGAAGTTGAGGGTTTGAAGAGTGCTTCAGAGGCATTTACAGGAGCTTGCGGGAAGCTAAGAAACACGATGAAAC is part of the Brassica rapa cultivar Chiifu-401-42 chromosome A09, CAAS_Brap_v3.01, whole genome shotgun sequence genome and harbors:
- the LOC103840806 gene encoding heavy metal-associated isoprenylated plant protein 22; protein product: MGALNFLSGYFSDHFYVSIRKRKKRKVMQTVNIKVKIDCDGCERKIKNAVSSMKGAKSVEVNRKMHKVTVSGYVDPKKVLKKVQSTGKKKAELWPYVPYTMVAYPYAAGAYDKRAPPGFVRKSEQAQAQPGGTDDKLMSLFSDENPNACTIM
- the LOC103840807 gene encoding uncharacterized protein LOC103840807 — its product is MGKTKKEDLNQFLIAHLNTIYDTLQLFERTASPTEEKVNWNDVLQMSDHLSRQATIVGMLWSGEAPKAESLKETMESYFNALQGFLLCCHGSTVGAGPTLSSLIHLSVKKIVDSSFRLLQGSVSLYEGSYEKDKKPSIPQLSGAVWEACSSFKKVPATNITAIGRAITQVAVSMKDVLREMKEVKPASPEDDDDDEDDDDLGNDLSPEEMEVAQMVAEIVSETIIVIKELIRVITGMIKLENPKDNSGFVDSLEKLLKLCKGTGDQIDEIGACVYPPQEIVKMKQALKIIQGNFDEVESEVEGLKSASEAFTGACGKLRNTMKHMEGELDKRCEDEVVAEMQNVTLGS